The Devosia sp. MC521 genome has a segment encoding these proteins:
- a CDS encoding transglutaminase-like cysteine peptidase — translation MCSIEGASAQSLSDNGQGAAQLIETATISPTAGAFPEAQTVLPKAKLDVFQSVAISAQRLPVAAKWHDIRAQDHSGFFSDNCAEFGFDGCETQFSQSLRDAVSQAEGRSTLDQLTMVNAAVNGAITYRDDRTVWAQTDYWATPSETAKLAWGDCEDYAITKYWMLQELGFDESQLQVVVLQDTRRRLFHAVLVVHTDQGAYVLDNTTDRLELDTAYSRYLPLMSFAGSKSYIHGFAGGSVSVANMPKGLSAISPGSSF, via the coding sequence ATGTGCTCTATCGAGGGAGCGTCTGCACAGTCGCTTTCCGATAACGGGCAAGGGGCTGCGCAGCTTATAGAAACGGCTACAATTTCTCCGACTGCAGGGGCTTTTCCAGAAGCACAAACGGTTCTTCCGAAGGCTAAACTTGACGTTTTTCAGTCTGTCGCGATTTCAGCGCAGCGCCTTCCGGTCGCCGCAAAATGGCACGACATTCGCGCTCAGGATCACAGCGGGTTTTTCTCTGATAACTGCGCCGAGTTTGGATTTGACGGTTGTGAGACACAGTTTTCGCAGTCCTTGCGTGATGCTGTCTCTCAGGCCGAAGGTCGCTCTACACTCGATCAGCTGACGATGGTCAATGCTGCCGTTAATGGCGCAATCACCTATCGGGATGATCGCACGGTTTGGGCTCAAACTGACTATTGGGCGACACCCAGCGAAACCGCAAAGCTTGCCTGGGGCGACTGCGAAGATTACGCGATTACAAAATACTGGATGCTTCAGGAACTCGGGTTCGATGAAAGCCAGTTGCAGGTTGTCGTGCTGCAAGACACGCGCCGCCGGCTTTTCCATGCCGTGCTTGTGGTCCACACGGACCAAGGCGCATACGTGCTCGACAACACCACCGACCGCCTAGAGCTCGACACCGCCTACTCGCGTTATTTGCCCCTGATGAGTTTTGCGGGCAGCAAAAGCTATATCCATGGCTTTGCGGGTGGCAGCGTCTCGGTTGCCAATATGCCAAAGGGCCTCAGCGCGATCTCGCCGGGCTCCTCGTTCTAA
- a CDS encoding ribbon-helix-helix domain-containing protein codes for MNDSAPDTNGVTASDLAHADYATPIFRTVNTHKGRVALRLEAVFWDAIATMAHRASVKPPDMVRDLISRSSEEATNLSSALRSIVTRQLLVENDRLAPLASALSVVRLLQTVPTPSFALDKNKQLVRVNDEFVRYLRSVMAKAGAVERAQLRLERPADVLLTEIPAGSSIECGLSIHVDNHERRTQARIIIPPPAPANILVGFIIN; via the coding sequence TTGAACGATAGCGCTCCTGACACAAATGGCGTCACCGCGAGCGATCTGGCTCATGCCGATTATGCCACGCCGATCTTTCGGACTGTGAATACGCACAAGGGGCGTGTGGCCTTGCGGCTGGAGGCGGTGTTCTGGGATGCCATCGCCACTATGGCCCATCGCGCTAGCGTCAAGCCACCCGACATGGTGCGCGACTTGATTTCGCGGAGCAGTGAAGAGGCAACCAATCTCTCGAGTGCGCTGCGCAGCATCGTCACCCGTCAACTCCTCGTCGAAAACGACCGCCTTGCCCCCCTCGCTTCAGCCTTATCGGTGGTGCGGCTGTTGCAGACCGTACCGACGCCCTCTTTCGCGCTCGACAAAAACAAACAGCTGGTGCGCGTGAACGATGAGTTTGTGCGCTATCTGCGCTCGGTCATGGCTAAGGCGGGTGCGGTCGAGCGGGCGCAGTTGCGGCTTGAACGCCCTGCCGATGTGCTTCTAACCGAAATCCCGGCCGGATCGTCCATCGAGTGTGGCCTCTCGATCCACGTCGACAATCATGAGCGGCGGACGCAGGCGCGGATCATCATTCCGCCACCTGCCCCCGCCAATATCCTGGTCGGGTTTATCATCAACTAA